One Glycine max cultivar Williams 82 chromosome 1, Glycine_max_v4.0, whole genome shotgun sequence genomic window, GTGAAGATTGCAGTGAGTaacatgttctcatttactggTCTATGACACTGCTATCAAATTAGCAGTTCAGTGTACCTATTCCACAATTGTAGAATCAGGCCCTCGTTTTTGGAATTGTTGATTGTGAAGTGAATTTTTCTGTCACCTCACTCGTTTCCTTGGATTTAGGCAGCAGTTGCTTTAGCAAGAAGTTCCTCAGAAAACTTTTGATCACGCAATGGGATGTTCTAATCcctcttaatatatatttagtcACTTTTGCTAATTGTTACTATGGTTGGATACTTGGATCCCTGAAGTGAAATGCTGATACTCATACAATTGAATGATTGCTGACTGGAGAATTGATCCATTGGTGGCCTTTTTAAGTTGTACCGTCACCAAGTCAAATTCTTTCCCTTCCCCAaactacaaattttttttaaaaaaagtatgtaAAGCACTATTATATATTCGTCATTATATTAACACTTTGCTTATCTCCTAAGATTTTTGAAGCAAACACGATCTGAATGCTGGTGTAACTCTATCAAGACCATTGGCTTTTGCTGTCTTTAGTCCAAGAGTAAGAAAATATAGACTTAAACTGCAGTACAGTGTTTTTCTTGAACTATTATCCGCAAGcaacttattaatttttatagctCTGGAGCCATGGCAGTAAATCATTCTCAAAAAAAAGTTTCTAAATCACTCATGAAAATTTTCTCTAGAGCAAGAATTAAGATTCTAATTCTAATATGATACTACATGTTAATATATACAAGTACCATTGGTGTTGctacataaaatatatacagGTACCTAAGTGTAAATATTTTCCATTGGTGATGCCCTTGTTTTAACAGCTTCTGTTTCATCTTGTGCTTCAGATCTAACAAGTTAGGTGATGAGGTAGTAAAGAAAAGAGGTGGTGGTTTTTGCAAATTATGTAGCCTGTCTCCGCAACTTCAGGAATTCATGGAAGCTCCAGAAATGGCCAGAACTGAGGTATACATTCTTTTATCATTTCTTTctgttatttatgtaaaaattgtaattaagatAGATTACTCCACACTACTTGTCAAGGTTAcctaaaatttctttaaaagtgTGTATGTAATGTAATTCTGTTTCTGGCCTTATAGCATCTATTCAAAATGTTGCCCTTAGGTTGTTAAGCAATTATGGGTCTATATTAGGGAGAAAAATTTGCAAGACCCGAACAACAGACGGAATATAATTTGCGATGAGCGATTGCGTTCCCTTTTTAATGTCAATTCCATCAACATGTTCCAAATGAATAAAGCATTGTCAAAGCATATCTGGCCATTGGAATCAGATGATGGTATGCTACTACAACCTTACCCtttcttgttattattatgttatttccAAGTAGGGATGTTGATTATTCTTTTAGATTGTTAtttttcattgtattttttagACCGGACATCTAATCTTTTAAATTCCTCCAGGTGGCCTTATTGTGATTGTAGGGTttccaacaccttaaaattgTGAAGTTTTCTGTTTGAGAGTTTCTTGTCAAAGTATTTTTTTGGGACCTGGTATTAGGCATGATAAAATTATACCACTGCTTTGTGCACCAAACCTATTTAcgtatttttacattaaaaaagaacttctatcattttataatatatccATTGTAATGATTGTTCACTTTTATTTGATGAGACTGCAAACTTTTGCTTCCCTGTTTCATTCTTTTAGTCAATATTTtgtagataattaaaaaaatgtttaaattgcATCTCTTGATATAGTTGTCCAGGTGAAGTCCACACCAAAGGAAAAGCAGaagaagcaagagagagatgaTGGTATGAATCATGGATTTGGTTAATATTCTATATTATTTGTCTACCTGATCACAGTCAGTTCCTTGCCAATTATAAACTCTTTCTCCTGCATACTTTTATCCCTGTttacatatttttgtttatattttcaatttttaattgttcataatattccttttttacttattggggaaaaaaatgagaaataatgTGTGTAGTGTATTTATATTGGAAATCATTTGAACACACAGCAACAGCAACTGGATaaactttatttgttttaggGATTTAGGGATATTCACGGTATGTGGTACTAGTTTTTCTCATTTAGGGACATTTGTTTTATAGCATACTGCATCATAACCTCTATGACAGATTCAgatgaagcaaaaaaaaaggaaaaacggCAGAAGGGAGGAGGGAAATCAGGTTTTCTTGCTCCTCTTCAGCTATCTGATGCCCTTGTAAACTTCCTTGGTACTGGAGAAAGCGAGTTAGCGAGAACTGATGTCATAAAAAGAATGTGGGATTACATTAAAGGAAACAACCTTCAGGTTTGTCATTGCTCTGAATTGTCCTGTGCCATATAGCTCTGATTTGTGCTGGGCTTGAATAAAGCTCTGATTTATCTCCCCATGTGAAAAGCTTGAAAAGTTCTATTCCATTCAAACTATGTACATTTTGATTGAATAAACTACACAACAGCCAATGCCAGAGTTATCATAGCAATTTCAGATGGTGCACCTCAAGCAATGTACTTTTCAGATTATAACTAGCTTGTGTTGTATATGGTAATGTGAAAAATCATTCCAAGATTTACAGTTGTGTTTCAAGTTAGCTGTTAACCCAATCATAAAATATCCAACTCCCCACAAGCAACAAGCAAGTCCATTGGCACTTTGACTTTTCTGTAAGTCTTTGCCTCTGTCACACTAAGCTTTGACTTTACTGACAGATGCTCATGGTCCCCTCTGTATACATTTATGTTCTTATCTGCTTGGTCTCTTTTCTGATTTCCCTTCCAAGCTGTAAAGCTTCCAACTCCCCTTGACCAAGAAAATTGGCGCTATCTAACTCTATTGTGCCTTCTACTCCTCTGTTTATGCCTTGCATAAACATCTTCATTATCAATCAATACATTCAGAGTATATTTTGTCCGCCAGCATAGAATACGTTCTCATTGCATATGAAGAAAGTTGTAGAATTTCATAATTTGTTCAATGGAcatacttgttggagtgaaaaTGGAAGGGAAGAAGGGGATAAAGATGAAATTTAATTGACAATGGACAATCCATGCATCATGTTTAAATAAATTGTGAATCTTCacctctttcctttttttgtttctacTACAAGGTACTACACACACCATAGGTTTCATATTAGATTGTCAACCTTCCACAACCAGTTCTCTTATTAACAGCTATGTACGTGCAGATATTATACGAgacttaaaatttgaaataaatcaaaataatgttGTTCAGGTTCTTTCTTTGAtctatgattattttttcttaaccaTAAATGGAGCTCATTTCTGAATAAAGAATTTTTCAATCATCAACTTTCCCAAAAGCTTTACACTATTCAGTGCAAGTTCATGTATGGCTTCATTACATTTTTACTCTGCCCTATCATGCTAGAGCCCTTTGGGTTTGAGCTTGAAGCGTGGGCAATGCTGGCTACTTTTAAGCTGCATTTCTGAGCTTTGTAATTGTATGGCTTACTGTGTGTTGTTCATGTTAGCTAAAACACTAGTTAAATTTCCGATTGCTTTGTGAAGGATCCTTCTGACAAGAGGAAAATAATATGTGACGAGAAGCTGAAAGAACTCTTTGATGTCGACTCCTTCACTGGCTTCACCGTTACAAAACTGCTGGCTCCTCATTTTATAAAGACAGAGCAGTGAGTTGCTTGTACATTTTATTAAGGTTTTCTTTTTGTGTCCTGTTGGCAAGGTCTGGCAACAGGAGGAATAGAAATTAGTAAAATGACAGATTTTCTGtaattttttcttgaagattttaatgttatgtgaccgtttattttgttttaaattatcctGTTTTGCCACTTGGCAGttgaaaattttgtatatttgattCCTGAAGTTGCAAGGACAATGTTGACTTTATATTCTCCTGCGCCAGTTGGCAGAATAGGAGAATACTGATATTGTATGAAGAAAGCAAAAGTAATTGTAATTCGGTCGAGCTAAAAAATCTGGATTTTGCAGTCTAGTTAGGAAACCAGAAGTTGTCAAGTTGAATGAAAAGAACCatcaaaatatgggagtttatGACCAAAGGGTCAAATCCAATCCCCTTTAGGATTGATTGGTTCAGTGGCTTTTATGATggacaaaatattatattgttttttcacTGGAATAAaaagtctattttatttatttataatttataatagcaAGActctttgaattttaatatttgctaGTGTTTCATATACATAAGACTCTCTCTTCCCctagatttttttgtttcttttggggACAATAAGCATGAAAATACAGACTAACTACTCAATTTTGtcgttacatttttattttactattgaCTCAAATTttaacatgtaatttttattaaatactagGGGAAGAGAGACACTCCATGtctctttgaattttttaaataataaaaaatctgaattttttaaataataaaaaaacagaagttaaatacagttaataaaaaaatgacaataaaaaaactaataatataaaaattgtgaGAAATTAATGTAAGTTAGaaggaaaatttaaaatttaagtgatttaagagttaaattattcaataaaatgtgTGGATCAAATGAggtaattttcattattaatagttatagataaaatataaaatagtgtaaaaaaatagGGGAGTTTAAATATGCCTTTGTTTCGGGGAAAAATTATGTACTTCGTAATTTGttcctttatttttatgtttttcatttctTAAATAGTGTTTTAAAACGATAGGgatttcaaggactaaaaataaattaaataaatatttatataacagTAAATAAAAGTAtctatgtatttttatatttaatttttactaccaaaaaagaaatgattttttGATATTCAGTTATGAtttcctcaaaaaaaaaatcacttatgataaagaaatttttatatttcccaaatatttttgttgttttttttaaaaaaaatttgaacacacaaataatatattttttaatacacactttaaaataattttcaaagattaaatcaaactaaactaaagaaaaatgtctttacattttttttacaatatgtcattatatttttattacctatcatttttccaccttttttttaatcattttcggGTTAACTCTACCAAAAATTGTGATCCAcgtaaagaaaaatgtttttattattttttatgcgtATTTTACTCATTTTGAAAAGAttctaaaagaaaatcaaataaaaagttaaaaacaataAGAGAAAAGAGGATGATGAACAGCGGaacttttatagtttttttttttactcacttTACtgcttttgaaaaagttttagaTGGAAgttaaatgttttcaaaaataaaaatcatactatAAGAttgttttcttaagaaaaaggAGACGAATGAACAATGCAACACAGGGTCATTGTAAGGAAagggttttttaaattttgtatagttaataaatttttaaagatattatacATATCGTCTTCGtaagtaaataaatatgtagaattttttaaaataataaatatcaatatcaaaaatcacatttaaaataaagaaaataagtacatttataattaaaaatgaaagatgtaattagttaaaaaatgataattatgcTACATGTAACACACatgcacatatatatacatattttaatgatgaaaacattataataagacgaaaattttatttaatgactAAAACAATGTCTACTGTAATGTAATATTAcactttataataaaaaaaatcatcgatATAATGAACAGAGCATTTCTATGTCCTGTGGCTAAGTgagatttgtttttattttccctgTTGATGAAAAAATTTGGACTCCAAAATTGATTCCCGATGTCTATTGATAATCGATACTTTGTTTGATTCTTACTCTTATTCATTccaaattttcaataattatgtAATATAACTTATTGTCTTAGGTTATGGGACTATTGtagaaaaatcatgaaattttaaaataataaaaagacttaaatatatatttttagtctctaaagtttaataattttctttttattctccaaatttaaagctaatttctttagtaattgaaattcacaaaatattatttttaatcattatgtATAACACAAgtcaaatatgaaataaaaaatttgtaatttatacCAACTTTTGAttgtcaaaatttattttttattttatattttaaagtacaTTTTTTATGGTTAAAAAATATCGTAATCAAgtcagtaaaaaaattaaaaaattaataaatcacttcaaaatttactttaattttttttattgatttgattttgacaATTTCAAACCATCGGAAAAATCAtactttaaaatagaaaatagaaattagaaaatcaaattatagcggtaaaaaatgtcaaaaattatgaatcttttgttttttgtttgactCACTTTCTAGAATaacgaaaaaaaaatgcattttgtaGATTTcatgactaaaaaaataactttaaacttGGAAGATAATTAACTCGTTGGTAAGTGCAAATATTGcgtagattaatgcaaactcaatttacaagtaatagataaagaatttaaaataaaaaaataaagaaagataaagatttgaattaaaagatgataaagataaaaagagtagaagataaaatagattagaattttttatgcaaaagataagaaaaatataagataaagatgatgataaaagataaattcataatttaaatatgttggggCCTATCATGCCTAatgcaatattaatatttttctctattaaatattttcccaACTTCCACCCACTGAGACACTCAATTTTGATCGCTAACGataaagagtttaatttatctattatcTTCCAAATCTCTTTACCAAGATTGAATAGTAAATCGCATTAAGCATAAAAATGTATGTAGAGACAAAACAAAGTCATTCTATCCGTAACAATGAATTGTCTAGATGTCCATTTCCAGTTATTTAGAAATTATCCTTCCCCAATGTATAatccctaaaactaatgcatagATGATCAAACCATACAATAAAGATGAAGAGCAAAAAAGAatcaatagaaataaaaattacatttgataTGAATCTTTAGGTACCTATCATGAAATTTATGAGCATCATCTAATAGTAAGAAgtacaaaaaaaactaattcgTTATATATACATTCAAACCAATGTTagtcatatttctttttatcgAGAATTTGAAGAAGCTATACAAGATTTTTGCCGGGCCTATTCACATGATATCTAATCATATAGATGATTGGTAtctaatataagaaaatttatgaTACCGATGTAAGTTCAAGTCTTCATGGTTTAACAAAAATCatagtttttcaatttcaacacAAATCAAGATAAAGAGAAGGCAATTTCTCAATCATTGACTCAAACCCATAGTTACATTACAAGGGTATTGTTGACCTGTCAGACTCTCTCAACGTAAGCACGCCTTTAGGCTTCACTATGAGTTTTATTCGCGCTAAGCTTGGATTGCGCACCGAGCAAGTTGTCTAATTCTTCAAACTTTTTCTTCaagattttttcttcaatttttcatctaaagcatttgaaatcttcttcttttgatttttgttaataaaaaattacaaaaatattaatttcttgattattttattaaaaataatagtagagtaaaaaagtttcaattattattaaccAAAATTGACTGTCAAATTAACTCAGATTTTACCGTTATcaatgactaaaaaaaatattcatatttaaagtactaagaacatatatttaggcctaataaaataacttttggtttttaatttaagtattttatattaataactaATTCATAATGTATATCTTGCCGTCTTAGCTCAGCTGGTAGAGCGCGTGGCTTTTAACCACGTGGTCGTGGGTTCGATTCCCACAGACGGCGATtttaagatgtattattttatttggttcTTATGTTACTCTCATTGCCATAAGTAACTCTTCGATCTTTACTCACTTTCAAATATGAAGATAAATACTTtgagtgaattttttaaattagttgtaTACATAGTTAAATTTCATTGGACAATCAGTATTCAAATATAGTTATTCatgacaataaaatattattgttaatcataaaaaactaattaaaaagaaaaaaaacttatatacaaTATCTCACAATTTaggcatattaaaaaaattaatcactaTATATAATgtcaatgtaaaaaatattattattaatcaaataaaaattaataaacttatcatatattatatttatcataaataataaaaaatataattaaataaaaaaaattattttaagccCCATTCGTACATTACCTATaaattatatacattttatttcttgttaaaAGAATGCCAAAATCCCCATTTAtaaattgcatatatatatatatatatatatatatatatatatatatatatatatatatatatatatatatataatatgagaaattaaatgagttatttgattttttttaatttaatattttctcttttaaaatatttaatttgattttttaactttttttccctCAGTCTAATCtttcatctttttaaaaaatttatttagtcatttattttattttttattcagtttaactctttaatttatttaagattaacgtcattaatcatttaaaatatatttttttcaattatttcccCTTTTCCTTCCTCTCcactttatttttaacaaaaaaaaaatcctaaatgaTTAAAGACATCAATTTTAAGTGaccaaaccaaacaaaaaaaaaagataaataacttaaataaatttttaaaagataaatattaaatttaataaaaaaacaagataaatggtcaaattgaactttttaaatgataaaaaattaaattgaacaaaaaataagataaataactaaattaatcatttaacaaaaaatattataattactaaaatGTTCTTAAATAATCATAACAAAAAATCCATGTTATTTTTACAAATACAAGTGATTCTACCcccattttttcaacaaaaaaataaaagacaaaaactGCATCTTTTTTTTGGTAGCTAGGTAATCTGGGTTCACTCAAATAAAAGCCTATACATTTAGAAAAATGTCttcttttaaattgattatcattatagttttttttttcagaagctATTCGAAACTTCTGAATTCTGATTTTCTCAAACTTAAATGAATACAGTCAAAAACTTCCGAAGTggctttttaaaatataagtgatttgtttataaaaaattgaaataaaattagtgATAGAGATTATTGGATTGATGtgagtgtgtttttttttttcaagaccACGAACATCTTTATAATACATAAAGTTTGAATCCAGATCTTAATTTGAAGAGAATAAAGCATATACTATTTTTATGATGCGCGCATCTTAATCTGCTGTtgagtctatatatatatatatatactgttgagttgtataatttaataagtattcaatttcataatgtaggtattaaattaaaaaaaaattgtgagtaGCTAGATACAACTTTATATAAATTcgaatatgttttatattttataatataaaagagTTTTGCATGTTTACGAAGAAATGTGGATTAGAAGCTACGTGATGTATATCCCTAGTTTCTCTCACCTGAAATCTGGTTGAGTTGAGCATCATATCTATCCGTATCTATTTCAAAGGACGAAGAATCTGTCCTATCGCCATGTACCATGACCAatgacaagaaaagaaaaaacaagtatTAATTCCACCACGAGACctaaactatatatatacacgtcaTGAAATTACCAGGATTTTTTCCTAATAAGACAAGTCCAAATGGCGACCCATCAacgataataataattagaaacATAGTATAATATAGAataagattaattaaatttttaattcctcacgttttataatttttatgagaAAGTTCAAATGACGACCCATCAACGacgcaaataataataattggaaACATAgtataacataaaatataattaattaaatttttagtccctcaatttttataaatttaaatttttagtcgtttattatttttcattaatatatttagtgtttcatttatttttattgttcaaaattagttcttatttttatatttttaattatttatttattttatatctgaaattaattttgagtaataaaaataaataagagattaaaaatggacaaaaatctgagaaggactaaaaataataacaaaaaattaatgagaaattcaaagttgtaaaaaaaaataaaggactaaaaatttacattttaaaagatTGAAGGactacaaatttaattaaatttataaaataataataatattgaggCTAAAGTGAAGGCAGAACCAATGGCTCCCCTTAATCGTCAACTATTGATACGAATATAGATGAAATGAATacgaaaggaaaaaggaaaggagGCATCATCTTCATTGTGTTTTGTCCTTGCATAACATAAACTACACCAACCATACCCCATCCTTGACGAATCCTTATCTCTAACATTGGGTAGGGTTCAcatgcattattattattattactattattgttaactaataataataataataaattattttaaatttaattataacatttttattaatccttttcttataaaatattatttttttgttttcaaaatgttaagtttgatttgttaatattttatttctaaagtATGAAAACTCCCATTATTTACCTATGAGAatataacaagaaaataaattaaaaaagggtTTGATGgtacaaaaagaatttattaaaacgaaaacataaaattcatttaatattaatttaaagcatttaatattttattttttcttaagtcATCTCGATAATTAAACCGAAAAACATAATTTGTGAATGTATTATGTATTTGTTTGATGTTATAATGCAATTTGACACTTTCCTAATCTATTACCTCCCTCTTTCTCTCTGGCGTAAAATCTATTATGAGTCTTAGCTTTTGacgagaaaaaaatatagtctATTTAATGCTTTTATCCATGTATTTATGGACGGACAATAAACAACCCAGTCACGTATTATTAAACGAAATTCTCAAGTCCTATTAAATAGTATGGATTTTATTGCATAGGgtaaaatattaatcatattcttttattttaatcatattttttttcattcataaaactCAAAATCTATCTTATTTAAGAATATCAAACTTAATATCACTAAGACTACTTATTCTCTCAAACTTACCAAGTGGAAAAGAAAAGTATGCATGAAATGCTTATCCTGTTATTAAGTTATCAaatgtatttgtttttaatttaatattttctttaacttatCAAATGCTTATCATGTAGTAAAAGATTAGTTATGGGAGAATATTGTTaaacaatattatatattactttaattaaaaaagtgagTTTTAAGTTGtcaatttaaacaaactcacgtatttttttacttgatgATAAACAATAATATCTTTTTGGGGACCaaatatattctttattaaaCAATAGTATGTTATAAAGAGTGTTTGAAATAATGGAAAATAATC contains:
- the LOC100784838 gene encoding upstream activation factor subunit spp27; translated protein: MVSESELIGRLREFLRSSDLNTTTTATVRRQLEADFGIDLSDRKAFIREQVDLFLQTEHNQPQQEERQNDDVEEQEEDAPNNPEQSQPSDSKEETDEEEEGEEEEDKPEQAKNAKKNKGRSNKLGDEVVKKRGGGFCKLCSLSPQLQEFMEAPEMARTEVVKQLWVYIREKNLQDPNNRRNIICDERLRSLFNVNSINMFQMNKALSKHIWPLESDDVVQVKSTPKEKQKKQERDDDSDEAKKKEKRQKGGGKSGFLAPLQLSDALVNFLGTGESELARTDVIKRMWDYIKGNNLQDPSDKRKIICDEKLKELFDVDSFTGFTVTKLLAPHFIKTEQ